The DNA segment GTCGTGTTTGTCCATCGTCAACAGCGGGCGGTGGATAGGGAGGTCGGTCGCCCGACTCGTCACCCCGAGGTTCCGTGCGGTCTGGGAGGACTTCTGGCCGATGGCCTCGCCGGTGACGATGCCGTGGGCGTCGTTCGCCTCGGCGACGTGCTCGGCGACGCGGTACATGAATCGGCGGTAGGCGAGCATCCGCGCGGGACCGACCTCGTCGGCGAGGCGTTCCATCGCCTCGCCGGCCGGCACCCGCCAGACGCCCATCTCGTAGTTCGGCGCGTAGTCGGCGAGTCGGCGGACCGTCTCCATCGCGCGCGCCTCGTGGTCGGGGCCGCCGTAGTCGCCCAATTCGAGGTAGACGGGGACGACCGGCGCGCCGCGTTTCATGACCTCCCAGGCCGCGACCGGCGAGTCGATGCCGCCGCTGACCAGCGCGACGACCGCCGTCTGGGTGCCGAGCGGCAGGCCGCCAGGCCCGTCGCGCTTCTCGGTGAAGACGAACGCGTCCGACTCGCGGCACTCGACGGAGAAGGTCGTGTCGGGGTCCGAGAGGTCCACCTCGGGGTCTTCGAGTTCGTCGTAGACGGCCGCGCCGCCCTCGCGTTCGAGGTCCTCGCTCGTGAACGGGTGAACGTCGGCCGTGCCCGCCCGGCGCGCCCGCACCGCGAAGGTGTCGCCGACTTCGGCGTCGGACTCCGGGGACTGGAGGTGGCGGGCGGTCCGCGCCAGCGCGTCCACGATGGGTTCCTTCTCGGCGGGGACGACGACCGCGGGGCTGGCCGACCGGACGCCGAAGGCGTCCGCGGCGGCGTCGGTCGCTTCGTCGACGGTGTCGGCGTCGGCGTGGATCAGGATGCGCGACCAGCGCCGCTCGACCCCGGCGCCGATTCCCCGGTCCTCCAGCAGGGCCTCGACGTTCCGCCGAAGCCGGCGCTCCATCTCGGCCTGCACCTTGCCGCTCTTGACGCCCACGTCGGCGTGCCGGACGAGGACGGTGTCGGCTTCGGGCGGTATCATGGGCGGGAGTAGCGGGTATGCGGATAAACGGGCTTCGGTTGCGAGACGCGCCGAGCGAAAGCGAGGCGCGTCTCGAAGAAGCGAGCGGGGAGGAGCGAAGCGACGACCCGCGAACAGTGAGTAGGGAGACGCGCACGAGGGCGAAGCCCGAGTGCGGGCCTCCAAAAATCGACCGACGAAGCCGAACCGCCGAAAACGGACGGGCGCCGAGAAGACCGCTTAGAACGTCGCGAGTTCGCCGTCGATGACGCGCGAGGTGATGGAGGTCACGTCGGCGAGTTCGCGGTCGACGATGGCGACGATGTCGTCTTCTATCTCCGACAGCAGGACGCCGTCCTCGGTGACGACCGCGACGTCGGCGACGTGGGGTTCGTCGATGGGGCGGCCGATCTGAGAAAGGATTCGGACCCGCAGGTCGCGGATGCCGTCGACCTCGTCGACGACCGTCTCGGCGATGTGGGTGCCCAGCAGGTTGTAGATCTTGCCGATGTGGTTGACGGGGTTCTTGCCGGAACTCGCCTCCATCGACATCGAGCGGTTCGGCGTGATGAGGCCGTTCGAGCGGTTGCCCCGGCCGACAGAGCCGTCGTCGCCCATCTCGGCGCTGGTGCCGGTCGTCGTGAGGTAGATGTCCGCCTCGCTGTCGCCCTCGCCGTCGGCGGTGTTGACGTAGACGGTGACCTCGCGGTCGGTGTACTCCTCGGCGACGCCGCGGACGAACTCCCGGACGGCCTCGACCTCCGAGTCGTAGGCGTCGCGGTCGACGATGAACCGGTCGATCATGGCGGCCGCGACGGTGATGTCTATCCGGTCGCCCTCGCGCTTGCCCATGATCTTCACGTCGGGACCGAGCGCGGGGTGGTCCTCGGCGAACTCGGTGTTCAATCGGCGTTCGGTCTCGTAGACGATGCGCTCGGTTTCGGTCAGCGGGGCGTGGCCCACGCCGAAACTGGTGTCGTTAGCCTTCGGGACGGTCTTGCCCTCCTCGCCGAAGACCTCCTTCAGGTCGCCGCTCCCTTCCCCGAGTTTTGCGTCGACCACCACGTCGGTCCCGAACTCCAGTTCGGGAATCTCCTCGGCGAGGTACTCGCGGGCGGCTTCGAGCGCGATGGTGTCGGTCGGGATGGAGACGCCCTCGTACTCCTTGGTGGCGCGGCCGACGATGAGGATGTAGATGGGTTCGATGACCTCGCCGCCGCCGAACTGCGGGTCGGCGCGGCCGGCGACCAGTTGCGTCTCGTCGGTGTTGAAGTGGAGGACCTTCCCGACGCGGTCGAGGTACGCGCGAGCCAGCGCCCGCGCGACGCTCTCGGCGACGCCGTCGCATATCGAGTCGGGGTGGCCGACCCCCTTTCGCTCGACGATCTCGATCTCCTGGTCCTCGACCGCGTGTCGGTCGATGGGTTCGACTTCGATGTTCCGCTCGGTCATTAGTCATTCGTCTGGGGGCTGTATTTCTATAACTTGCGGAAACGACGGGACCCCTTCGCGATAACCTTCGGTTATCGCGAGAGGTGGCAACGTTTGCCAATGCGGAGTCGATTACGGGCCTTTGGAGTCGCTATCGCCGACATCGCTGGCGTCGGCGTCGATTCCGGAGTCGGCCGCGAGGAGGAGTCCGAGATAGGAGGTCCGGACCTGGTCGTCGGGGTCGAGGTCGAGGTCGCGCAGGACCGCGAACGCCCCCCGGCGCGCGGCGTCGATCTCCCCTTCCTCGGCGTCGACTTCGACCTCCACGAACTCCCCCAGTCCGTCTACTGCGTCGAGCGTGACCACGTAGCCGTCGAGCGCGAACCGCTCGCGCTCCTTGCGGACCGTCGCTGCCGCCTCGAACCCCAGGGCGGCGAGGATGTCGCGGGTCGCCTCGGCGTCGCCGACCGCGGTTTCTATCTCCCGGCGGGTCTTCGACTCGGCTTCGACCAGCGGCCCCTTGTAGGTGAGTTCGGTCGTCGGCTCGCCGCCTTCGGTCGTCTCCCGGCGGACGCGCAGCGCCTCGTCGGAGGCCGCGAAGTCGCGGTGGGGCGCGTCGTAGTAGGTGTCCTCCTGGGTCACGCGGTCGACGGGGTCGGCGCCGCGGTCGGCGAGGCGGTCGCGGACGGCGCCGTGGTCGGCGGGAACCTTCACTTCGACCTCGTACATGTTCGTTTGCGGGGTTGGTCGGCCCGGGTTTTCGCGGTTGCGCTTTCGCGACGAGTTCGGCGACCGTTGTAATCGTAATGAACTCCGCGCCCGCGCGTAAGCGGGGTGCGTCGAACCCCGGCTTTCTCGGGGACGGCGGCCGGGTCGAGCGGTCCTTTCGGTCACCGGGCACATCCGGCAGTTTTTATTACCCGGACGCGTAAACCCTGCATAGACCGATACCTCGCGGGTTCGTGGCCTCGCCATCGCCGGCCCCCGCCGACGGCCGCAAGACGCCGCGGTCGGGGTCCGACGCCGCGAGGAGGTTTGCGTGCATACAGTGCCACGGAAGTGGCTTTGCATACGGTGAAACTATGGAAATCGAAATTGCAACCATCGGCGGTTACGAAGAAGTCGGACGGCAGTGTACTGCCGTTCGCGCGGGCGAGGACGTTGTCATATTCGACATGGGGCTGAACCTCTCGAAGGTACTGCTCCACGACAACGTCGAGACCGAGAAACTGCACAGTCTGGACCTCATCGACATGGGGGCGATTCCGGACGACCGCGTAATGAGCGACCTCGAAGGCGACGTGCAGGCCATCGTCCCGACTCACGGTCACCTCGACCACATCGGCGCCATCTCGAAACTGGCCCACCGGTACAACGCGCCGGTCGTCGCCACGCCCTTCACCATCGAACTGGTCAAACAGCAGATACAGGGCGAGCAGAAGTTCGGCGTCGAGAACGACCTGATAAAGATGGACCCCGGCGAGACGATGTCCATCGGCGACTCCGGCCAGGTCGAACTGGAGTTCGTCAACGTCACCCACTCCATCATCGACGCCATCAACCCGGTGCTCCACACGCCCGAGGGCGCGGTCGTCTACGGCCTCGACAAGCGCATGGACCACACGCCCGTGCTGGGCGACCCCATCGACATGAAGCGGTTCCGCGAGATCGGCCGCGAGGGCGAGGGCGTCCTGGCGTACATCGAAGACTGCACCAACGCGGGCCGGAAGGGCCGCACCCCCAGCGAGGCGGTGGCTCGGCGCCACCTCAAGGACGTGATGACCTCCATCGAGGACTACGACGGCGGCATCGTGGCGACGACGTTCTCCAGCCACATCGCCCGCGTCAAGAGCCTCGTCGAGTTCGCCCACGACATCGGGCGCGAACCGGTGTTGCTCGGCCGGTCGATGGAGAAGTACTCCGGCACCGCCGAGCGACTGAACTTCGTCGACTTCCCCGAGAACATGGGGATGTTCGGCCACCGCAAGTCGGTCGACCGGACCTTCAAGCGCATCATGAAGGAGGGCAAGGAGAACTACCTGCCCATCGTCACCGGCCATCAGGGCGAACCCCGCGCGATGCTCACCCGGATGGGCCGCGGCGAGACGCCGTACGAACTCGACAACGGCGACAAGGTCCTCTTCTCGGCGCGGGTGATTCCGGAGCCGACCAACGAGGGCCAGCGCTACCAGTCCGAGCGCCTCCTCAAGATGCAGGGCGCCCGCATCTACGACGACATCCACGTCTCGGGCCACCTCCGCGAGGAGGGCCACTACCAGATGCTCGACGCGCTCCAGCCCCAGAACGTCATCCCGGCTCACCAGGACATGAAGGGCTTCGCGCCCTACGTCGACCTGTGTGAGAACATGGGCTACCAACTGGGTCGGGATCTGCACGTGACCCGAAACGGCAATCTCATCCAACTCGTCGAGTAACATGACCGACGCGAGCGCCGAGACACTGGAAGAACGGGTGTTAGGGGCGGTCGAACAGCGACGCGAACTCGTCAACGACGCCATCGAAGACGACCTCCCGGTGGTCGAACCCGAACGGCTCTACGAGGCCGCGCGCTACATCCTCGACGCCGGCGGGAAGCGACTCCGCCCGACCGTGCTGTTGCTCGTCGCCGAGGCGCTCGCGGAGGAGGAGTTCGACTCGGCCGACTATCGCGAATTTCCCGACCTCTCGGGAAACGCCGTCGACGTGATGGCCGCCGCGGTCAGCATCGAGGTCATCCAGTCGTTCACGCTCATCCACGACGACATCATGGACGACGACGACCTGCGCCGCGGGGTCCCGGCGGTCCACC comes from the Halorussus vallis genome and includes:
- a CDS encoding ribonuclease J translates to MEIEIATIGGYEEVGRQCTAVRAGEDVVIFDMGLNLSKVLLHDNVETEKLHSLDLIDMGAIPDDRVMSDLEGDVQAIVPTHGHLDHIGAISKLAHRYNAPVVATPFTIELVKQQIQGEQKFGVENDLIKMDPGETMSIGDSGQVELEFVNVTHSIIDAINPVLHTPEGAVVYGLDKRMDHTPVLGDPIDMKRFREIGREGEGVLAYIEDCTNAGRKGRTPSEAVARRHLKDVMTSIEDYDGGIVATTFSSHIARVKSLVEFAHDIGREPVLLGRSMEKYSGTAERLNFVDFPENMGMFGHRKSVDRTFKRIMKEGKENYLPIVTGHQGEPRAMLTRMGRGETPYELDNGDKVLFSARVIPEPTNEGQRYQSERLLKMQGARIYDDIHVSGHLREEGHYQMLDALQPQNVIPAHQDMKGFAPYVDLCENMGYQLGRDLHVTRNGNLIQLVE
- the cyaB gene encoding class IV adenylate cyclase, with protein sequence MYEVEVKVPADHGAVRDRLADRGADPVDRVTQEDTYYDAPHRDFAASDEALRVRRETTEGGEPTTELTYKGPLVEAESKTRREIETAVGDAEATRDILAALGFEAAATVRKERERFALDGYVVTLDAVDGLGEFVEVEVDAEEGEIDAARRGAFAVLRDLDLDPDDQVRTSYLGLLLAADSGIDADASDVGDSDSKGP
- a CDS encoding methionine adenosyltransferase codes for the protein MTERNIEVEPIDRHAVEDQEIEIVERKGVGHPDSICDGVAESVARALARAYLDRVGKVLHFNTDETQLVAGRADPQFGGGEVIEPIYILIVGRATKEYEGVSIPTDTIALEAAREYLAEEIPELEFGTDVVVDAKLGEGSGDLKEVFGEEGKTVPKANDTSFGVGHAPLTETERIVYETERRLNTEFAEDHPALGPDVKIMGKREGDRIDITVAAAMIDRFIVDRDAYDSEVEAVREFVRGVAEEYTDREVTVYVNTADGEGDSEADIYLTTTGTSAEMGDDGSVGRGNRSNGLITPNRSMSMEASSGKNPVNHIGKIYNLLGTHIAETVVDEVDGIRDLRVRILSQIGRPIDEPHVADVAVVTEDGVLLSEIEDDIVAIVDRELADVTSITSRVIDGELATF
- a CDS encoding tRNA sulfurtransferase, which codes for MIPPEADTVLVRHADVGVKSGKVQAEMERRLRRNVEALLEDRGIGAGVERRWSRILIHADADTVDEATDAAADAFGVRSASPAVVVPAEKEPIVDALARTARHLQSPESDAEVGDTFAVRARRAGTADVHPFTSEDLEREGGAAVYDELEDPEVDLSDPDTTFSVECRESDAFVFTEKRDGPGGLPLGTQTAVVALVSGGIDSPVAAWEVMKRGAPVVPVYLELGDYGGPDHEARAMETVRRLADYAPNYEMGVWRVPAGEAMERLADEVGPARMLAYRRFMYRVAEHVAEANDAHGIVTGEAIGQKSSQTARNLGVTSRATDLPIHRPLLTMDKHDIVERARRIDTFHDSTIPAGCNRIAPDYPETNATLELVERAEPDDLFELAREAAENAEFVEI